A single window of Candidatus Microthrix subdominans DNA harbors:
- the tsaB gene encoding tRNA (adenosine(37)-N6)-threonylcarbamoyltransferase complex dimerization subunit type 1 TsaB: protein MLILGIETATDRVGAALVDHGGVLAETHLRGGRRHAETLGPAIEFLMGQSGHTPEDLAAVAVDVGPGLFTGLRVGLAHGKAMAHALGIPMVGVPSLDLVAFPLRYTGRRVVSVIDARRGEVYWAIYRAVPGGVQRIDDYQISSPDDLASELTADPEPTLGVGDGAHRYADVLGEIGGFELADPALSHPSASSLVQLAHPRAMREEFVNQSEVEPIYLRRPDAEINWVTRNG, encoded by the coding sequence GTGCTGATCCTGGGCATCGAAACCGCAACCGACCGGGTGGGGGCTGCGCTGGTCGACCATGGCGGTGTGCTCGCCGAGACCCACCTGCGGGGTGGTCGCCGCCATGCGGAGACGCTCGGCCCGGCCATCGAGTTTCTCATGGGCCAGTCCGGTCATACCCCGGAGGACCTGGCGGCGGTGGCGGTGGACGTGGGCCCCGGGCTCTTTACCGGTCTTCGGGTGGGCCTCGCCCACGGCAAGGCGATGGCGCACGCTCTGGGGATCCCGATGGTCGGCGTGCCCAGCCTCGATCTCGTCGCCTTCCCGCTGCGCTACACCGGCCGACGGGTGGTGTCGGTGATCGATGCCCGACGCGGTGAGGTGTACTGGGCGATCTACCGCGCGGTGCCGGGCGGAGTGCAGCGCATCGACGACTACCAGATCAGCTCACCGGACGACCTGGCGTCAGAGCTGACCGCTGATCCGGAACCAACCCTCGGGGTGGGCGACGGGGCCCATCGCTACGCCGACGTGCTCGGCGAGATCGGCGGTTTCGAGCTGGCCGACCCGGCGCTGTCCCACCCGTCGGCCTCGTCGCTGGTGCAGCTGGCCCACCCTCGGGCGATGCGGGAGGAGTTCGTCAACCAGAGCGAAGTGGAGCCGATCTACCTGCGCCGACCCGACGCCGAGATCAACTGGGTCACACGCAACGGCTGA
- a CDS encoding type 1 glutamine amidotransferase: MAGLTGKKVAFLVANEGVEQVELTDPWQAVEAAGGTPVLIAPDTGDVQAFKHLDRGDVFDASVASADARVDEYAGLVLPGGVANPDQLRTDAPAVALTKAFLEAGKPVAAICHGPWTLIEAGVVVGRELTSWPSLRTDIENAGAAWVDQPVKVCNCGPGVLVTSRNPDDLPGFNQAIIEAFAD, encoded by the coding sequence ATGGCAGGACTGACCGGCAAGAAGGTCGCATTTCTCGTCGCCAACGAAGGCGTCGAACAGGTGGAGCTGACCGATCCATGGCAGGCGGTCGAGGCCGCCGGCGGCACCCCGGTGCTCATCGCTCCCGACACCGGCGACGTTCAGGCCTTCAAGCACCTCGACCGGGGCGACGTTTTCGATGCGTCCGTGGCATCGGCTGACGCCAGGGTCGACGAGTACGCCGGGCTGGTGCTGCCCGGGGGCGTCGCCAACCCGGATCAGCTCCGTACCGACGCTCCTGCCGTTGCCTTGACCAAGGCGTTCCTCGAAGCCGGAAAGCCGGTGGCGGCGATCTGTCATGGCCCGTGGACTCTGATCGAGGCGGGCGTCGTCGTCGGCCGCGAACTCACCAGCTGGCCCAGCCTTCGCACCGACATCGAGAATGCCGGGGCAGCATGGGTCGACCAGCCCGTCAAGGTGTGCAACTGCGGTCCCGGCGTACTGGTGACCAGCCGAAACCCCGATGATCTGCCCGGCTTCAACCAGGCGATCATCGAGGCCTTCGCCGACTGA
- a CDS encoding DUF664 domain-containing protein, with protein MNTNGLLIELYERIPPLVVAACDGLDERSLTTQPAGGGNTIGWLLWHLSRVQDHHLSELLGEAQLWQRSNWGERFGLDSDPNNTGYGHSPTEMVAVRAVGPDAIVDYHDAVWQRTRAYLGSLNAARLDDVIDDAWDPPVTLGVRLVSVADDSLQHVGQAAYLRGLIERAA; from the coding sequence GTGAACACAAACGGACTGCTCATCGAGTTGTACGAGCGAATCCCCCCGCTGGTCGTAGCCGCCTGCGACGGCCTCGACGAACGATCGCTCACCACCCAACCGGCCGGTGGTGGCAACACGATCGGCTGGCTGCTCTGGCACCTCAGCCGAGTGCAGGACCACCACCTGAGCGAACTGCTCGGCGAGGCCCAACTGTGGCAACGCAGCAACTGGGGCGAGCGCTTCGGTCTCGACTCCGACCCGAACAACACGGGCTACGGGCATTCCCCAACCGAAATGGTTGCGGTTCGTGCGGTAGGCCCAGACGCCATCGTCGACTATCACGATGCGGTTTGGCAGCGGACGCGCGCCTACCTGGGTTCGCTCAACGCCGCCCGGCTGGACGACGTGATCGACGACGCTTGGGACCCGCCCGTCACCCTGGGCGTGCGGCTGGTCAGCGTGGCCGACGACAGCCTTCAGCACGTCGGGCAGGCGGCCTACCTGCGGGGCTTAATCGAGCGAGCCGCGTAG
- a CDS encoding DNA topoisomerase IB: MAVRLPKELLEDDPAVLAPQAGLVHVTDDQAGWTRRVCGRGFSYRTADGTTLTGGHRSRLESLVIPPAWQDVWVCPDETGYLQVTGIDDAGRKQYRYHPDYASLMDRRKFERLGHFPRAIPGLRTAVAAELAQPLGSRRLAVATAAALIDRHLLRVGNEDSADDGHHGATTLMVDHLRNGAEDDNDGEEAGEDEHAGEPTAVARLDYYSKSGQRRRIKLDDDLARLLERFAAGSEDDRLLWFVDPDDPVRGDEPRHVSAAEVNEFVRLHTGPGFSTKDFRTWGGSAVALEARVTGADEVEAVDAAAAALGNTRTVARSSYVHPRVLEAGADELRSAWSASRGSAVRSRGEAALARLLQSAGSTAATRTSG; this comes from the coding sequence ATGGCCGTCCGCCTCCCGAAGGAACTGCTCGAAGATGATCCGGCCGTGCTGGCACCACAGGCCGGGCTCGTCCACGTCACCGACGACCAAGCGGGCTGGACCCGCCGCGTGTGTGGGCGGGGCTTCAGCTATCGCACCGCCGACGGAACGACGCTCACAGGCGGGCATCGCTCCCGGCTGGAATCACTGGTGATTCCGCCTGCATGGCAGGACGTCTGGGTCTGCCCGGACGAGACCGGATACCTCCAGGTCACCGGCATCGACGACGCCGGACGCAAGCAATACCGCTATCACCCCGATTATGCGTCGCTGATGGATCGTCGCAAGTTCGAGCGCCTGGGCCACTTCCCCCGGGCGATCCCGGGCCTGCGCACCGCCGTAGCCGCCGAACTCGCCCAACCGCTGGGCAGCCGACGTTTGGCGGTCGCCACCGCCGCCGCCCTGATCGATCGGCACCTGCTGAGGGTGGGCAACGAGGACTCGGCCGACGACGGTCACCACGGGGCCACCACGTTGATGGTCGACCACCTCCGCAACGGCGCTGAGGACGACAACGATGGGGAGGAGGCCGGCGAGGACGAGCACGCGGGCGAGCCCACGGCAGTCGCCCGGCTGGACTATTACTCCAAAAGCGGTCAGCGGCGCAGAATCAAACTCGACGACGACCTGGCTCGGTTGCTCGAGCGCTTCGCTGCGGGCAGCGAGGACGACCGGCTGCTGTGGTTCGTCGACCCCGACGACCCCGTGCGGGGTGATGAACCCCGCCACGTCAGCGCAGCCGAGGTCAATGAGTTCGTGCGCCTACACACCGGCCCCGGATTCTCCACCAAGGACTTTCGCACCTGGGGAGGATCGGCGGTCGCGTTGGAGGCCCGGGTCACCGGCGCCGACGAGGTCGAAGCCGTGGACGCCGCCGCCGCTGCCTTGGGCAATACCCGAACGGTCGCTCGATCCTCCTATGTACACCCCCGGGTGCTCGAGGCCGGCGCCGACGAACTCCGATCGGCCTGGTCGGCGTCGCGGGGCTCGGCGGTCAGGAGCCGGGGCGAGGCCGCGCTGGCCCGGTTGCTTCAGAGCGCGGGCTCGACCGCTGCCACCAGGACGTCCGGATGA
- the tsaE gene encoding tRNA (adenosine(37)-N6)-threonylcarbamoyltransferase complex ATPase subunit type 1 TsaE: MTQRDQAFSGPPAESSRRLRTLSAEGTKAVAASLAGWLEPGDVVVLSGDLGAGKTTFTQGLALELAVTDPVTSPTFAILQQYDGTQHTQGSQRTLVINHLDVYRLGTLDEAEALGLDELLDGEAVTLVEWGEAIETLLGPSRLVVTLQLAPVDDDGEPDAAGSDALDQRVVTLELLGTERRRHQSLDRALAQALDDRGVALEGEEPC, translated from the coding sequence GTGACCCAGCGCGACCAGGCATTCTCAGGGCCACCGGCGGAGTCGTCGCGTCGGTTGCGCACCCTGTCGGCCGAGGGCACCAAGGCGGTGGCGGCGTCGCTGGCCGGTTGGCTGGAGCCGGGCGACGTCGTCGTGCTCAGCGGTGATCTCGGTGCCGGCAAGACCACCTTCACCCAGGGCCTGGCCCTCGAGCTGGCGGTGACCGACCCGGTGACCAGCCCGACTTTTGCGATCCTCCAGCAGTACGACGGAACCCAACACACCCAAGGGAGCCAACGAACGTTGGTGATCAACCATCTCGACGTCTACCGGTTGGGGACGCTCGACGAGGCCGAAGCCCTCGGGCTCGACGAGTTGCTCGACGGCGAGGCGGTCACCCTGGTCGAGTGGGGGGAGGCGATCGAAACCTTGCTGGGGCCGTCTCGGCTGGTGGTTACCTTGCAGCTCGCGCCGGTTGACGACGACGGGGAACCGGACGCCGCCGGTAGCGACGCTCTCGATCAACGCGTGGTCACCCTCGAGTTGCTCGGCACCGAGCGGCGGCGCCACCAGAGCCTTGACCGGGCGCTGGCGCAGGCGCTCGACGACAGGGGCGTTGCCCTGGAGGGCGAGGAGCCGTGCTGA
- a CDS encoding YihY/virulence factor BrkB family protein, producing the protein MNRQPAPAGAHGSDSRWRRLRQLTIGVYERFVGDHVTLTAAGVAFFGFVALIPLIIAGVSLYGLVSDPDQVSDLIARLGPGVPDAVTKLIEQQLNSVASASSGALSVGLAAGVLVALWTASSGIFHLAEALNIAHDVSDDRPFWRKRGHAVALTLALLAVLGLITIVLSFSATAFSGPASVAVRIGGWLGAAAIITVALSVFYRVGPERSKPPRRWISSGAGFAVAATVIASLGFSVYVSRFGSYNETYGSLGAIVVTLLWMYICSIVIIVGAEINAELERPRDAKRSFGTER; encoded by the coding sequence GTGAACCGACAACCGGCGCCAGCCGGGGCACACGGGTCGGACAGCCGGTGGCGCCGACTCAGGCAACTCACCATCGGCGTCTACGAGCGATTCGTCGGGGATCACGTAACCCTCACCGCCGCCGGCGTCGCATTCTTCGGCTTCGTGGCGCTGATCCCGCTCATCATCGCCGGGGTCTCGCTCTACGGTCTGGTCTCGGACCCAGATCAGGTCAGCGACCTCATCGCCCGGCTCGGGCCGGGGGTGCCCGACGCCGTGACCAAACTGATCGAACAACAACTCAACTCGGTCGCCTCCGCCTCCTCAGGGGCACTCAGCGTGGGCCTGGCCGCCGGTGTGCTCGTGGCGCTGTGGACCGCCTCGAGCGGCATCTTCCATCTGGCCGAGGCCCTCAACATCGCCCACGACGTCTCCGACGATCGGCCCTTCTGGCGCAAACGCGGTCATGCGGTCGCGCTCACTTTGGCGCTGCTCGCTGTCTTGGGGCTCATCACCATTGTGCTCTCTTTCTCAGCGACCGCCTTCAGCGGCCCGGCCTCGGTGGCTGTGCGGATCGGCGGCTGGTTGGGAGCCGCCGCCATCATCACCGTGGCGCTCTCGGTCTTCTATCGGGTGGGCCCCGAACGCTCCAAACCGCCGCGCCGATGGATCTCTTCGGGCGCTGGTTTTGCCGTGGCGGCGACAGTGATCGCCTCGCTTGGCTTCAGCGTGTACGTCAGCCGCTTCGGTTCCTACAACGAGACCTACGGTTCCCTGGGAGCCATCGTCGTCACGCTGTTGTGGATGTACATCTGCTCGATCGTCATCATCGTCGGTGCGGAGATCAACGCCGAGCTCGAGCGGCCCCGGGACGCAAAGCGCTCGTTCGGCACCGAGCGCTGA